The Fervidibacillus albus genome contains a region encoding:
- a CDS encoding transketolase family protein — protein sequence MTQFQLDEKEMRQVYAETILDLAKKDPNVISLDADLMSSISMNKVSPQISDQVINCGIMEANMMGVAAGFSLTNKIPFVHTFAQFATRRAFDQLFVSLAYAKLNVKILGSDAGVTAEHNGGTHMAFEDLGLVRLIPNATVYEASDSTMLRKLLEQSYGEYGVHYIRTIRKKAVKLYDENETFPRGKGKLLREGKDVCIVASGIMVAEALQAANELEKKGIDAMVIDMYSIKPVDAELLTYAAEKTGLIITAENHNVIGGLGSAVAETLSEIKPVPVMRIGVREKFGQVGKVEYLKQFYGLTTNDIVNTALEKLGK from the coding sequence ATGACACAATTTCAACTTGATGAAAAAGAAATGCGCCAAGTGTATGCGGAAACGATTTTAGATTTGGCCAAAAAAGATCCGAATGTCATAAGCTTAGATGCGGATTTGATGAGTTCCATCAGCATGAATAAAGTTTCCCCTCAAATTAGTGATCAAGTTATTAATTGCGGGATTATGGAAGCAAATATGATGGGGGTAGCCGCCGGATTTAGCTTGACGAACAAAATTCCTTTTGTTCATACCTTTGCTCAATTCGCCACACGTCGAGCTTTTGACCAATTATTCGTATCCCTTGCCTATGCAAAACTAAATGTGAAAATTCTCGGCTCTGATGCGGGTGTCACGGCAGAACATAACGGCGGTACACATATGGCTTTCGAAGATCTCGGTTTAGTTCGCTTAATTCCGAATGCAACCGTCTACGAAGCAAGTGACAGTACGATGTTACGAAAATTGTTAGAACAAAGTTATGGAGAATACGGTGTCCATTACATTCGTACGATTCGTAAAAAAGCTGTGAAACTTTACGACGAAAACGAAACATTCCCCCGTGGAAAAGGAAAATTGTTACGGGAAGGAAAAGACGTATGTATCGTAGCATCTGGAATCATGGTGGCAGAAGCGTTACAAGCAGCTAATGAATTGGAGAAAAAAGGAATCGACGCAATGGTCATTGACATGTATTCCATCAAACCAGTCGATGCCGAGTTATTAACGTATGCAGCGGAAAAGACCGGGTTGATCATTACCGCTGAAAACCATAATGTCATCGGTGGACTCGGTAGTGCGGTCGCCGAAACCCTTTCCGAAATCAAACCGGTTCCAGTAATGCGCATCGGTGTTCGAGAAAAATTCGGCCAAGTTGGAAAAGTTGAGTACTTAAAACAATTTTACGGACTCACCACAAATGATATTGTAAACACCGCCCTTGAAAAATTAGG
- a CDS encoding transketolase — protein sequence MMNDLELFRDEIRLWTLKQLNHLGFGHYGGSLSIVETLAVLYGKEMNVTTENFKEIDRDHFILSKGHAGPALYATLALKGFFPMDTLFTLNQNGTTLPSHPDRNLTPGVEMTTGSLGQGISVAVGLATSLKLSGSTHYTYTIVGDGELNEGQCWEAAQFAAHHRLNRLVVFVDENKKQLDGWTKDIIEPFDLAEKFRSFGFWSTKVDGANMEAIHQAITEGKEQTEKPICIVLDTTKGQGIPYLEEKEANHHIRPSEEEVDIIRQAIEQLEKKVSGSKKEAGR from the coding sequence ATGATGAACGACTTAGAACTGTTTAGAGACGAAATTCGCTTATGGACGTTAAAACAATTAAATCATTTAGGATTCGGTCACTACGGTGGAAGTCTCTCAATCGTCGAAACCCTTGCCGTTCTATACGGAAAGGAAATGAATGTGACAACAGAAAATTTTAAAGAAATCGATCGTGACCATTTTATTTTATCGAAAGGACATGCTGGACCTGCACTTTATGCAACTCTTGCGTTAAAAGGATTTTTCCCGATGGACACGCTTTTTACTTTAAACCAAAACGGGACAACATTACCTTCCCATCCAGATCGAAATTTAACACCAGGTGTAGAAATGACAACTGGTTCACTAGGACAAGGGATTTCTGTTGCTGTTGGGTTAGCGACTTCTTTGAAACTTTCCGGGTCTACCCATTACACGTATACAATTGTGGGAGACGGGGAATTAAATGAAGGTCAATGTTGGGAAGCGGCCCAATTTGCTGCCCACCATCGTTTAAATCGTCTCGTCGTTTTCGTCGATGAAAACAAAAAACAATTGGACGGTTGGACGAAGGATATTATTGAGCCTTTCGATTTAGCTGAAAAATTCCGTTCGTTCGGTTTTTGGAGTACAAAGGTAGACGGCGCGAATATGGAGGCAATTCACCAAGCGATCACAGAAGGGAAGGAACAAACGGAAAAACCGATTTGTATCGTTCTTGATACTACAAAAGGTCAAGGAATCCCATACTTAGAGGAAAAAGAAGCCAATCACCATATCCGGCCTTCAGAGGAAGAGGTAGACATCATTCGTCAAGCAATTGAGCAATTAGAGAAAAAGGTAAGTGGATCGAAAAAGGAGGCTGGCCGATAA
- a CDS encoding PTS ascorbate transporter subunit IIC yields the protein MFDALLKLVMDILSTPAVLVALIALIGLMFQKKPASDIIKGTTKTFLGFIVLTAGAGVLVGALDPFGLMFQEAFNVNGVVPNNEAIVAMALTEFGSTTALIMFFGMIANILVARFTNLKYIFLTGHHTLYMACLIAVILVVAGLEGFQLVFVGSLALGFIMSFFPALAQPFMRKITGNDQIGFGHFGTVGYILAGGIGKLVGKGSRSTEKINFPKGLGFLRDSSVSISLTMTVLYLIVALVTGPTYIEENLSGGTHYLVFSVIQAVTFAAGVFIILSGVRLILAEIVPAFKGISNKLVPNAKPALDCPIVFPYAPNAVLLGFFFSFLGGIVGMFVLGIFGAVIILPGVVPHFFTGATAGVFGNATGGIRGATIGSFFNGLLITFLPVFLMPVLGDLGFANTTFSDADFAFSGIFLGYITDWFGAVGVTIAIIALVAIPVVMYMFRKKPANDSTSM from the coding sequence ATGTTTGATGCACTTTTAAAGTTAGTAATGGATATTTTAAGTACACCTGCTGTACTTGTCGCCCTTATTGCGTTAATCGGATTAATGTTTCAGAAAAAACCGGCTTCCGACATTATTAAAGGAACGACCAAAACATTTTTAGGATTTATCGTTCTAACTGCGGGTGCAGGAGTATTAGTCGGTGCATTGGATCCATTTGGTCTAATGTTCCAAGAGGCCTTTAATGTAAACGGTGTCGTACCGAATAACGAGGCAATCGTTGCGATGGCTTTAACAGAATTCGGTTCGACGACGGCACTTATCATGTTTTTCGGTATGATTGCCAATATTCTTGTCGCACGGTTCACGAATTTAAAATATATCTTTTTAACTGGACACCATACGTTGTACATGGCATGTTTGATCGCTGTTATTTTAGTTGTTGCTGGTCTTGAAGGTTTCCAATTGGTCTTTGTCGGATCTTTAGCACTCGGTTTCATTATGTCTTTCTTCCCGGCACTTGCCCAACCGTTTATGCGGAAAATTACTGGAAATGATCAAATTGGTTTCGGCCATTTCGGTACGGTCGGTTATATTTTAGCTGGTGGAATTGGAAAACTCGTTGGAAAAGGCTCCCGCTCTACGGAAAAAATCAATTTTCCGAAAGGTTTAGGCTTCCTTCGCGATAGTTCCGTTAGTATTTCTTTAACGATGACCGTTCTCTATCTTATCGTTGCGCTTGTTACTGGACCAACTTATATTGAAGAAAACTTAAGTGGTGGTACTCACTATCTTGTCTTCTCTGTAATTCAAGCGGTTACATTTGCTGCAGGTGTATTCATTATCCTTTCCGGTGTACGTTTAATTTTGGCAGAAATCGTTCCAGCATTTAAAGGAATTTCGAATAAGCTCGTTCCGAATGCAAAACCAGCCCTTGACTGTCCGATCGTTTTCCCTTATGCACCGAACGCGGTATTACTCGGATTTTTCTTCAGTTTCCTCGGTGGAATTGTTGGTATGTTTGTTCTTGGGATTTTCGGTGCTGTAATCATTCTTCCAGGTGTTGTTCCCCACTTCTTTACAGGTGCAACAGCAGGGGTATTCGGTAACGCAACAGGTGGTATTCGTGGGGCGACGATTGGATCGTTCTTTAACGGATTACTCATTACCTTCTTACCAGTATTCTTGATGCCAGTACTAGGCGACTTAGGATTTGCAAATACGACATTCTCTGATGCGGACTTTGCCTTTTCCGGAATTTTCCTCGGATATATTACCGATTGGTTCGGCGCTGTTGGTGTAACGATTGCAATTATCGCACTTGTTGCCATTCCAGTTGTTATGTACATGTTCCGTAAAAAACCGGCAAACGATTCAACGAGCATGTAA
- a CDS encoding PTS sugar transporter subunit IIB, with translation MKILAVCGSGLGSSFMLEMNIQQALTELGVDNIEVEHSDLSSATPDAADLFVMAKDIAEGASHLGDRIVLESIIDQDELKTKLQQKLEELNIL, from the coding sequence ATGAAAATACTTGCTGTTTGTGGATCAGGTCTTGGGAGTAGTTTTATGTTAGAAATGAATATTCAACAAGCATTGACAGAACTCGGTGTAGACAATATTGAAGTCGAACATTCCGATTTAAGTTCCGCAACACCCGATGCCGCAGATTTATTCGTTATGGCAAAAGATATCGCTGAAGGTGCTAGTCATTTAGGGGACCGAATCGTTTTGGAAAGTATTATCGACCAAGACGAATTAAAAACGAAACTACAACAAAAACTCGAAGAACTAAATATTTTATAA